DNA from Mesorhizobium loti R88b:
AGGCCGACAAGAAGGCGCTCTACCCCTGGTGGGAGCAGATCGCCAAGTGGCGCGGTCGCGATTCACTCGCCTACAAGATGAACCACGACGTGATCATGCCGCAATACGCCATCCAGCGGCTCTACGAACTGACCAAGGGCATGGACACCTACATCACCACCGAGGTCGGCCAGCACCAGATGTGGGCGGCGCAGCATTATCATTTCGAGAAGCCGAACCGCTGGATGACATCAGGCGGGCTGGGCACGATGGGCTACGGCCTGCCGGCCGCACTCGGCGTGCAGATCGCGCATCCCGATGCGCTGGTCATCGACATTGCCGGCGACGCCTCGGTGCAGATGACGATGCAGGAGATGAGCGCGGCGGTGCAGCACAATGCGCCGATCAAGATCTTCATCCTCAACAACCAGTATATGGGCATGGTGCGCCAGTGGCAGCAGCTGCTGCACGGCAACCGGCTGTCGCATTCCTACACCGAGGCGATGCCGGACTTCGTCAAGCTGGCCGAGGCCTATGGCGGCCACGGCATTCGCTGCGAGAAGCCGGACGAGCTGGACGACGCGATCAAGGAGATGATCTCGGTCAGGAAGCCGGTGCTGTTCGATTGCCGCGTGGCGAACCTCGCCAACTGCTTCCCGATGATCCCGTCGGGCAAGGCACACAACGAGATGCTGCTGCCGGACGAAGCCACCGACGAGGCCGTGGCGAATGCCATCGACGCCAAGGGCAGGGAACTGGTGTAGCAGACAAGCCGAGGCAGGGCTGTCGCGAGAAGCCGTGCGGGAACAGAGAGTTAGATCAAGAGTTTGAAATCGAGATTCATGTCATGAACGCACAGCTACAACCGACCGGTTCGGCCTATTTCATCGCCAAGGAAACCGAGAAGCCTGAGAACCACACGCTTTCCGTGCTGGTCGACAATGAGCCGGGCGTGCTTGCCCGGGTCATCGGCCTGTTTTCCGGGCGCGGCTACAACATCGAGAGCCTGACCGTTTCCGAGACCGAGCATGAAAAGCATCTGTCGCGCATCACCATCGTGACGCGCGGCACGCCGCATGTGCTGGAGCAGATCAAGCATCAGCTGGAGCGTATCGTGCCGGTGCATCGCGTGGTCGATCTCACCGTGCGTTCGCACGAGTCCGGCCAGGAGCGGCCGCTGGAGCGGGAACTGGCGCTGGTCAAGGTCGCCGGCACCGGCGAGGCTCGTGTCGAGGCGCTGCGGCTGGCCGACGCCTTCCGCGCCAGCGTCATCGACGCCAACACCGAGCATTTCATCTTCGAGATCACCGGCAAGGGCACCAAGATCGACCAGTTCATCGCCATCATGAAGCCGCTCGGCCTCGTCGAAATCTGCCGCACCGGCGTGGCGGCGTTGAACCGCGGTCCGCAGGGGATGTAGGCCGACTTAACGATCCGAATCTTCCAGCAACGTAAGGACTGGCGTGGCCAACTGCCGACGCTGGCCTTTGCGATGGCCGGAAAGAGTCAATAGTGCTGGCGTATCCGGGAGGATATCATGTCACTCGACGCATTCCTCGCACTGCTCGTCTATGCCTTCGTGACCTCGATCACGCCGGGGCCGAACAATCTTATGCTGCTGGCCTCCGGCGTCAATTTCGGCATCGCCAGGACGATTCCCCACATGTTCGGCATCAGCATGGGATTCCTGGTGCTGCTGCTCGCCGTCGGTCTCGGCCTGGGTGCGGTTTTGACAGCGTTTCCGGCATTGCACACGGGATTGAAGATCGCGGGTGGTGCCTATCTGCTCTATCTTGCCTGGAAGATTGCCATGTCGCGCTCGCTCAACGGCAAGGGCGATGCCGAAGGGCGACCGATGCGTTTCATCGATGCCGCCGCTTTCCAGTGGGTCAATCCCAAGGCCTGGGTGATGGCGATCACCGCCATGGCTGTCTACACCAACCCCGATCACCCCTTCATTTCGGTGGCGCTGATCTCGGTCGCCTTCGCCGTCGTCAATCTGCCGAGCGTCTCGGTGTGGGCGGGATTCGGCACGGCGCTGCGTGGATTCCTGTCGGATCCGGTGCGGCTCAAATGGTTCAACATCGCCATGGGCGTGCTGCTGGCGGCGACGCTGTGGCCGATGCTGCGCTAGGCTAAGGACTCAGTTGCGGCGATGCAGATCGCCGACTTGAATCTGCAGCCCTTGGAAATTCCTCCGCTTCAAGACAAGATCATCCGACTCTAGCCTCTTGGGGAAACTCTGATGGAAAGCCACGAGCCGTTTTTGCGCGAGGCGATTGCGCTCTCGAAATCCGCAATGGAACGCGGCGACGAACCGTTTGGCTCGGTGCTGGTGAAGGACGGCGAAGTCATCCTGCGCGCCGAAAACAGCGTCTTCACCGGCCACGATATGACGAACCACGCCGAGATGAACCTGGTCAAGCTGGCGGCGCAGCACTACGACTCCGCTTTTCTCGCCGACTGCACGCTCTACACCAGCACGGAGCCGTGCGCGATGTGCTCCGGGGCGATTTACTGGTCGGGCATCGGGCGCATGGTGTTTGCGTGCTCCGAAGCGCGGCTTGGCGAGATCGCCGGGATCGGGTTGAACGTGCCGAGCCGGGCGGTGCTGCAAACCGGCGCGCGCATCGTCACCGTGGTTGGCCCGACCCTCGAAGACGAAGCCGCCGAAGTCCACCAGGAATTCTGGCCGAAGCATCTGGGCAAGGCTTAGAGCCCAGCTTTTGAGGCCTATGACGGGCTTCCGCCAGCGACCATAGCCGGCTGCCTATCCATTGTGCAGTGCACATTAAATCTTCGTAATGCCGTGTTTTGGCCCTTTTCCAACAAACGCCTGTCCTATCTATTCGGCTAAATCGCGGCAATCAGCCGTGAATTGCGCTAGAATACGACCACCAAGGCAACGGCGTGTCGGACGGAGAGGGTACTTTGACGATACGTGGAAAACTCGTTCTTTCATTGCTGGCAGTTGCCTGCGCGGGCGCGGCCTGGCTCTATCTTTCGCCTGACGCGCTGACCAAGGCTCAGCAGCTGGTCGGCATGAAGCAGGTCACGGCGGTGGACAAAAAACCGGCCGGTGACAAGGCGGCAGCTGGCGACAAGCAGGCATCAGGCAGTGGCGGCGCCCGGTCGGCCTCGATCCTCTCCGCGACAGCAACAACGGCTGATTTCCCGATCCGGCGCTATGCCATCGGCTTCGTCTCCTCTCCGGCAGTGGTCAACATCAATGCGCGGGTCTCCAGCCAGATCGTCTCGATCGACGTCAAGGACGGGCAGATGGTGAAGGCCGGCGATACACTGTTCTCGCTCGATGACCGGGCCTTGAAGGCGCAGCTCGCCAAGGATCAGGCGACGCTCGCCAAGGACCAGGCAATGCTTGCCAGCTCAAGTTCCGATCTTCAGCGGGCCAAGGATCTGGTCGCCAAGCAGGCCGGCACGCAGCAGACCTACGACCAGGCCGTTGCCGCGCAGAAGGCAGCGGCCGCCACCGTCGATGCCGATAAGGCAACGATCGACGCCGACAATGTCCAGCTTGGCTTTGCCACCATAACGGCGCCGATTGCCGGCAGGCTGGGTGCCGTCAGTGTTGCCATGGGCGACCTCGTCACCGTCAGCAATGGCAACAGCAGCACGGCGACACCGCTGGTGACCATCACCCAGATGGACCCGTTGCAGGTCAACTTCAATCTGCCGGAAAGCAATTTGGCGCTGCTGCACAAGGCGCTTGCCAATCCGCAGCAAGGGGCGGTGACGTTGACCAAGGATGGCGACCCGACGCCGATCGGCAAGGGCACGCTTGATTTCGTCGATTCCAGTGTCGACACCGCGTCGGGCACGATCGCCACGCGGGCGAGCATCCCCAATGCCGATATGTCGCTGTGGCCCGGACAGTATGTGAATGTCATCCTCGACGCCGGTATCATGCCGCAGATGACCTCGGTTCCGACCGTCGCGGTACAGCCCAGCCAGAAGGGGCCGTTCGTCTATGTGGTCAAGCCCGACAACACCGTCGAGATGCGGCCGGTGCAGGTGGCGCTGACCGAAGGGGAAAACAGCGCGATCAGCCAGGGTGTGAAAGCTGGCGAAAAGGTGGTCACGGAAGGCCAGACCAGGCTGAAGAACGGTGCCGCCGTGCATGAGGGCACCACGACAGCAGCGCCCAAGGTGGCCGAGGCGACCAATACGGGCGAGGCGGCCCAATGATCTCCGAATTCTGCATTCGCAGGCCTGTAGCCACCCTTCTGATGTCGTTCGCCCTCGTGCTGGGCGGACTGTTTGCCTACAAATTCCTGCCGGTGGCGGCACTGCCGAGCGCTGAATTTCCGGTGGTCAACGTCTCGGCCTCGCTGCCGGGCGCCTCGCCGGAGACCATGGCGACTTCGGTGGCGACGCCGCTGATCAAGCAGTTCGCGACCATTGCCGGCATCGATTCCATTTCGACCACGAACTCGCTTGGCCAGACCTCGATCGCCATCCAGTTCGTGCTCAACCGCGACATCGACGCGGCAGCGGCCGACGTGCAGGCGGCGATCGCGCGCACGCAGAAGTCGCTGCCGCCGCAGATGACGTCGCCGCCGAGCTACCGAAAGGTCAATCCGGCCGACGCGCCGATCCTTTTGATGTCGCTGGTCAGCGACACGGTTCCGCTGACCGACCTCGATGCCTTCGCCGAAAACGTCATCTCGCCGTCACTGTCGACCATCGACGGCGTTGCGCAGGTCTCGATCTTCGGCCAGCAGAAATATGCGGTGCGCATTCAGATCGATCCGACAGCGCTTGCCGCGCGCGGCATCTCGATCGACCAGCTGCAGGCGGCTGTTGCATCCGCGAACAGCAACACGCCGCTCGGTGTGCTGCAGAACAACAAGCAGCAGCTGACCATCACCGCCAACACGCAACTGACCGATGCCGCCGGCTTCTCCAACCTGATCATCGCCACCAAGAACGGCCATCCGGTGCGGCTGGGCGAGGTGACCCGCGTCGTCGATTCCGTTCAGACCACGACGACGGCGAGCTGGTACGACGGCACGCGCGCGATCATCATGGCGGTGCAGCGCCAGCCCGACGCCAACACCGTCGACGTCGTCGACAAGGTCAAGGCGATGCTGCCGTCCTTCCAGGACCAGATGCCGGCGGCCGCCCAGATCAAGCTGCTCAACGACCGTTCGAGCTCGATCCGCCAGGCGGTCAGCGACGTGCAGTTCACGCTGCTGCTCACCATTGCCCTGGTGATCCTGGTGATCTTCGTGTTCCTGCGCCGCGTCACGGCGACCATCATCCCGGCCGTGGCGGTGCCGATCTCGCTGATCGCCACGCTTGGCGCGATGTTTCTGTTCGGCTTCTCCATCGACAACATATCGCTGATGGGCCTGACGCTGGCGGTGGGCCTCGTTGTCGACGACGCGATCGTCATGCTCGAAAACATCTTCCGGCACATGGAGGAGGATGGCTTGTCAGCCTTCGATGCGTCGCTGAAGGGCGCGCGCGAAATCGGCTTCACCATCATTTCGATCTCGATCTCGCTGGTGGCGGTGTTCATCCCCGTGCTTTTGATGGGCGGCGTCATCGGGCGCATCTTCAACGAATTCGCCGTCGTGGTGACGGTTGCCATCCTGGCATCTATGTTCGTGTCGCTGACGCTGACGCCGATGCTGTGCTCGCGCCTGCTCTCGGTCACCAAGGCGGATCGCGACAAGCATGGCCCCGGCCACAAGCAGGACATTGTCACACGCGGCTACGACCGGATTCTGACATTTTGCCTGCGGCACACTTTCCTGGTCTTCCTCGTCTTTGTCGGCACCGCGGCGGCGTCGGTTTGGTTGATCGACATCTCGCCCAAGGGCTTCTTCCCGCAGGAGGACATCAGCCAGATCTCGGTGACGACCATCGCGCGCCAGGACATTTCTTTCGACGCCATGGTGAAGCTGCAGGGGCAGGTGGCGAGCGTCTTTTCCCATTCGCCCTATGTTTCGCATGTGGCATGGTCGGCAGGCAGCGGTAACAATGCATTGAACCAGGGCCAGCTCTATGTGCAGTTGAAGGACAAGAGTCAGCGGCCCGACATCGATAAGGTGCAGGCGGATCTG
Protein-coding regions in this window:
- a CDS encoding LysE family translocator, producing the protein MSLDAFLALLVYAFVTSITPGPNNLMLLASGVNFGIARTIPHMFGISMGFLVLLLAVGLGLGAVLTAFPALHTGLKIAGGAYLLYLAWKIAMSRSLNGKGDAEGRPMRFIDAAAFQWVNPKAWVMAITAMAVYTNPDHPFISVALISVAFAVVNLPSVSVWAGFGTALRGFLSDPVRLKWFNIAMGVLLAATLWPMLR
- a CDS encoding nucleoside deaminase gives rise to the protein MESHEPFLREAIALSKSAMERGDEPFGSVLVKDGEVILRAENSVFTGHDMTNHAEMNLVKLAAQHYDSAFLADCTLYTSTEPCAMCSGAIYWSGIGRMVFACSEARLGEIAGIGLNVPSRAVLQTGARIVTVVGPTLEDEAAEVHQEFWPKHLGKA
- the ilvN gene encoding acetolactate synthase small subunit is translated as MNAQLQPTGSAYFIAKETEKPENHTLSVLVDNEPGVLARVIGLFSGRGYNIESLTVSETEHEKHLSRITIVTRGTPHVLEQIKHQLERIVPVHRVVDLTVRSHESGQERPLERELALVKVAGTGEARVEALRLADAFRASVIDANTEHFIFEITGKGTKIDQFIAIMKPLGLVEICRTGVAALNRGPQGM
- a CDS encoding efflux RND transporter permease subunit is translated as MISEFCIRRPVATLLMSFALVLGGLFAYKFLPVAALPSAEFPVVNVSASLPGASPETMATSVATPLIKQFATIAGIDSISTTNSLGQTSIAIQFVLNRDIDAAAADVQAAIARTQKSLPPQMTSPPSYRKVNPADAPILLMSLVSDTVPLTDLDAFAENVISPSLSTIDGVAQVSIFGQQKYAVRIQIDPTALAARGISIDQLQAAVASANSNTPLGVLQNNKQQLTITANTQLTDAAGFSNLIIATKNGHPVRLGEVTRVVDSVQTTTTASWYDGTRAIIMAVQRQPDANTVDVVDKVKAMLPSFQDQMPAAAQIKLLNDRSSSIRQAVSDVQFTLLLTIALVILVIFVFLRRVTATIIPAVAVPISLIATLGAMFLFGFSIDNISLMGLTLAVGLVVDDAIVMLENIFRHMEEDGLSAFDASLKGAREIGFTIISISISLVAVFIPVLLMGGVIGRIFNEFAVVVTVAILASMFVSLTLTPMLCSRLLSVTKADRDKHGPGHKQDIVTRGYDRILTFCLRHTFLVFLVFVGTAAASVWLIDISPKGFFPQEDISQISVTTIARQDISFDAMVKLQGQVASVFSHSPYVSHVAWSAGSGNNALNQGQLYVQLKDKSQRPDIDKVQADLRKQLAGVAGIETYMQPVQNLRLGSRSSASAYQLVVQGLDTGLTDQWAQKLNDAMAADHTTFTDVTSDLQNNALQASLVIDRDKAAQLGIDTDTLRSALYGGFGTDQVSTIFGSADSYEVITELDPKIEWSPERMLAIQMRTASGSLVPLGAFARVDRTAGALTVNQLGQLPAVTISYNLPQGVALGDSVTRINALKEQIGMPTVISTTFAGTAKTFQDSLANQGLLVGGAILTIYIVLGILYESFIHPLTILTGLPSAVLGAVVALRFAGMDLSVIAVIGILMLIGIVKKNGIMMVDVALELRREGMSAKDSIHKACLMRFRPIMMTTLAALMGTFPIALGTGASAELRQPLGVAVVGGLLASQALTLFVTPVIYVYMENFSGWLVGLWSRGKAKPQVVKESGDQPSLFGTNDDIPADAQKTAAE
- a CDS encoding efflux RND transporter periplasmic adaptor subunit, giving the protein MRGKLVLSLLAVACAGAAWLYLSPDALTKAQQLVGMKQVTAVDKKPAGDKAAAGDKQASGSGGARSASILSATATTADFPIRRYAIGFVSSPAVVNINARVSSQIVSIDVKDGQMVKAGDTLFSLDDRALKAQLAKDQATLAKDQAMLASSSSDLQRAKDLVAKQAGTQQTYDQAVAAQKAAAATVDADKATIDADNVQLGFATITAPIAGRLGAVSVAMGDLVTVSNGNSSTATPLVTITQMDPLQVNFNLPESNLALLHKALANPQQGAVTLTKDGDPTPIGKGTLDFVDSSVDTASGTIATRASIPNADMSLWPGQYVNVILDAGIMPQMTSVPTVAVQPSQKGPFVYVVKPDNTVEMRPVQVALTEGENSAISQGVKAGEKVVTEGQTRLKNGAAVHEGTTTAAPKVAEATNTGEAAQ